GCAGGGGATGTTTTCTTTTTAAATCATCCATTCGGCGGAATTAACTGGCTGCTTGTTGGTCTGTTCCAATACGACTTAGTAGCTTCGATCTTCGGAGGACGGGACTCCATCGGGGCGCGGGTAATTTATACAATTGTCGGCCTGTGCGCTTTGTACTCGATTAAATTCTTCAGAGATGTTACAGAAGACGACCGTACATCTGTACGTTAAGCCTCGTTTTGCGATGTTCAAAGGGATAAGGTTTTACAAAAATAATAGGGAGCAACAAACAAGCAGGCCGCCCAAGATTGATTTCTTGGACGGCTTGCTTGTTTGATTTGTTGAAAATATTAGAGTTTATAAATTTCGGCTCAATCTTATAATCAGTTCCTGACATAAAGAGCAAAGTAGCGGAGGGGATGGAATCGATCTGAAGAAGCAAAGCGTTCGCCTTTGTCCCCGAATTTCATCCATTTTAAAAGTTGATTCATAAGAAATTTGGGGACAACAGCGATCGTAAGAACGATCCATCCACGTAGCGGCTTCATTGCTTAATGCAGCACTGATTTTGGATTTGAGCCTAAATTTCACGTGTAAATAATCGAATCTCATCGATGAATCGGGAATTGGTCAAATTTGATTATTGGTAAAAAACGCTTACATTTCAGTCAAAAATGACACATTGTCCAGTTGTCAAAAACGGTTGTCATGAGGTTGAAATCCTTGGTATTAAAGGATTTAACAGTGCACACAAATGACATATTTACGGCGTTTACGAAAGTCGGCTATCGTAAATATGTAAGCGTTATCAAGTTTGACGCACTGTGGGTAACGAAACGAGAGAGAGTCATATCAAATCAGGAAGGGGTGGTCCTATGCAGGATACAAAAACTGTCATTACAAGTAGTCCAGGTGTGACGCTCGGCAAGGGACATAAGAGTGTATGGAAGAGAATGCTTCAGAACTGGGAACTGTATATCTTCATTGCACCCGCATTTTTTTACTTTCTTATTTTCTCCTACGGACCGATGTACGGCATTCAAATCGCATTTAAAAATTTCATTCCCACGATGGGGATTACAGGGAGCCCTTGGGTCGGTTTCGACCATTTTATACGCTTCTTCGATTCTTACTATTTTTGGGACCTGTTATGGAACACATTAAGTATTAGCTTATATGAGCTGGCCATCGGATTTCCGATTCCCATTATTTTGGCACTGGCTTTCAATGAAGTAAGAAATGGCTTCTTTAAGAAAATGGCCCAAACGGTCACCTATGCGCCTCACTTTATTTCGGTCGTCGTTATGGCGGGGATGATTATTACCTTCCTCTCCCCATCGACAGGGATTGTCGTTCATATGATTGAATGGCTCGGATTTAGTGCCCCTGACTTTTTGACGGATCCAAGATGGTTTAAGACAATGTACGTGTTTTCCGGAGTGTGGCAGAGCGCAGGCTGGGGCACCATCATTTACTTGGCAGCGCTTTCGGGCGTGGATCCAGGACTTCATGAAGCTGCAGTCATTGACGGAGCCTCACGCTTCCAGCGGTTACGCCATATTAACATCCCAACCCTCATTCCGACGATGACCATCCTCTTGATTCTGAATATAGGAAGTCTGCTTGGGGTCGGATTTGAGAAAATCCTGCTGCTTCAGAACCCGCTTAACATGGGGTCGTCAGACGTTATTTCAACTTTCGTATACCGCTCGGGGCTTGTGGATGCCCAGTACAGCTTCTCGACTGCGATCGGCTTGTTTAACTCCGTGATCAATGCAGTTCTGCTGGTTGTCGTGAATCAGGTTGTCCGCCGTACGAGCGAAAACAGTTTGTGGTAGAGAGGAGGAGGACATGAATGCTAACGGGTGTTAAAGAAACCAAAAGAGACAAAATATTTCTGATTTGCAACTACTTTTACGTCTTTCTTGCTTTTATCGTGGTGTTCTATCCCTTGGTATATATGCTCAGCGCATCGATCAGTGATCCGAAGCTTGTCAGTTCCGGGGAAATGTGGCTGTGGCCCAAAGGAATCACTTTTGACGGATACAAGAGAGTGTTCGAGAATAGCAGCATTTGGACTGGATACGCTAACACCATTCTTTATACGGTAGTCGGAACCTCCATCAATCTGGTGGTAACGCTGCCAGCAGCGTATGCCCTGAGCCGTAAGGATTTTATCGGACGCAATTTCTTTATGGGCATGTTCATGGTGACCATGTTCTTTGGCGGCGGGCTTGTGCCTACCTACCTTCTCGTCAAGGAGCTCGGCATGATTAATACGATGTGGGCGATTGTCATACCATCGGCCGCATCGATCTGGAATATTATCGTATCGCGTACCTTCTTCCAAAGCTCCATTCCGAAGGAGCTGCAGGAGGCCGCACAGATTGATGGCTGTACCAATATGCGGCTGTTTATTAAAATCATTCTGCCGTTGTCGATGCCGATTATTGCGGTTATGGCATTGTTTTATGGGGTCGGCAACTGGAACAGCTACTTCTCAGCTCTCATTTATTTGAATGATACTGCGAAGTACCCGCTGCAGCTGATTTTGCGCCAGATTCTGGTTCTTCAGGAAATGTCCGCGCAGGGTGGGGGGGCCATCGACGCTTCTACGGCTGCGGCGATGAACAGCAAGGCGGAAATCGCGGCACTCGTCAAATATGCGGTCATCATCGTGGCGACCATTCCAGTTATTGCTATCTACCCATTCCTTCAACGTTATTTTGTTCAGGGTGTTATGATTGGTTCTGTAAAGGGCTGATCTTGCCATAGTTCAATCAACTTTAAAAGGGAGTTGTCGTCATGAAAAAGCTTCGCAAGGCATCATCCATTTTACTCTGCCTCACGCTATCAGCAAGTCTGCTAGCAGCTTGTGGTTCTTCCAAAGGGAATGAAGATGGGTCTTCGGCTTCTGGTTCAACCAACACCGAAGTTAAGAAAGAAGGCTTTCCGATTGTAGAGAAGCCGCTAACTCTCAAGGTTATGTCGCAGGATGCCGGTATAGCAGACTGGAACAAAATGCCTGTACTACAAGAGATGGAGAAATTAACAGGCATCAAGCTGGAGTATCAACTCTCACCGATTGACAGTTTTGAAACGAAGAAGAACCTGGTATTTGCGAGCGGCGATTTGCCGGATATGTTCTACGCAGCCGATATCAAATCGGCAGAACAAGTGACTTATGGCACCCAAGGCGTTTTGATTCCGCTGGAAAAATACATTGATGAAGGTTATGCGCCAAACATCAAGAAAATTTTTGATGAGAACCCGGACATTCGGAAGTCGTTTACAACGCCTGACGGGCATATATATGCACTGCCATTCATTGACGCTGCAGCCGTATGGTACAGAGGCCCTGTGTGGTATAACGGTGAATTCTTGAAAGCGCTCAAAGCAACTGAGCCTAAGACAACAGAAGAATTGTATACGTATTTGAAGCGTGTCAAGGAAGAAGACCCTAACGGAAACGGTAAACAAGACGAGATTCCGCTGACTTCCGTGAAACTGGATGATCTGCGCATGTACTTCTTCGGCTTCTGGGGAATGTACAATGAAGGAATCTATGCCGACAAGGATGGAAAAGTTCACTATCCTTTCCAGGAAGAAGGCTATAAAGGCTACCTTACTTTCATGAACCGTTTGTGGAAAGAAGATTTGCTTGACCATGAAACCTTCTCCCAAACGGCTGAACAGAAAAAGGCAAAAGGGCAAAACAAGCAGATTGCTCTGTTCAGTGATTATCATCCGTACTTCACTCTCGGAGGTGAGCCAAGCGGTGATAACCCGCTGATGACACCAGTGAAGAGTGAAATTGAGGGCTCTCCGGTATACGGCAAGCATCCAGGTATATCTACACAGGGGACCTTTGCTATTACAAACAAAAATCCCGCTCCGGAAGCTACAATGCGCTGGATCGACTATCTGTACAGTTATGAAGGTTCCACACTGTTCAGTCAAGGACCTGAAGGCGTGCTCTGGAAATATAAAGACAAGGAAAACCATGTGAAAGAATGGCTTCCGGTTCCTGGCGGCGGTGACCGTGATGAATACCGCGGCAAACTCACGCCGAACTACGGTATTTTGACACCAGGCATTAATGATCCGGAGGTTGCGAACGGTCTTCGCACCGAGTTTGACGAATGGATTGACAAGCAAAACCAAGAGAAACTTGTACCTATCGGTAAAGCTCCTTTCCCTAACGTTTATCTGACAAATGAAGAGCAGAGCGAGGCGTCGGCTTTATTGTCCGACCTGGACACTTATGTGAAGCAGATGGAAGCGAAGTTCGTTACCGGGCAAGAACCGCTCTCTAATTGGGACAAGTATGTTGCACAAATCAAAAAAATGGGTGGCGACCGTTTAGTCGAGCTGTATCAAGGCGCGTATGATCGTTGGAACTCTGGGAAATAAACCTATTCATGTATAAAAAAACAAAGAAGCCAACATATCCCGGTCAATGATGACCGGGGGTTGGCTATTGTCATTATTGTTCATCCGGAATGCTTACAAGGAAGTCAAGATATTGGAGGTATACCATGCGAGATAACCAATGGGTAGAGGAAGAGCAGGAATCTGTAGTTGAGCAGGGAGTCCACAATTACAGCAGTGAGATGGATTGGGTTAAGCCGGAGGATCCGCTGCTTTTGGAGCGTCTGGAGTGGTTTAAAGACCAGAAGCTGGGTCTGATGATGCACTGGGGACCTTATTCCCAGCTCGGACTGGTTGAATCATGGGCACTAAGCGACAAGGATGAGGAATGGTCACGCAACGAGATCGATTGGGACATCGATGCGGAGGAGTTGAAACGGCAGTATTTTGATTTAAACAAGACGTTTAATCCGCTCCGCTTCCAGCCCGATCTATGGGCTGACCTGGCTGCTGAGAACGGCTTTAAATATTTAAATTTTACAACCAAGCATCATGACGGTTTCTGTATGTGGGATACGCATACAACCGATTACCGTGTCACAGGTCCGGACTGCCCGTTTCATACGCATAAATATGCGGACATTACTAAGCAGTTGTTCAATGCGTTCCGTGCGAAGGGCCTCGGCATCTCCGCTTACTTCTCCAAAGCCGATTGGCACACACCATACTACTGGGCACCCGGGATGCAGCCGGGAACTTTTACATCACGGGGACCTACTTATGATCCGAAGGAATACCCTTGGCTGTGGGAGCAGTTCGTCCAGTTTACACATGAGCAGATTATGGAGCTGATGACGAATTACGGCCGGATCGATGTGCTGTGGCTTGACGCCGGATGGGTCAATGACTACCGCGATCAGAACATCAGACTGGGTGAAGTGGTGGAGAAGGCGCGCAAAATTCAACCATGGCTTCTCTCGGCGGACCGCACGGTCGGTGGGCCATACGAGAATTTGATCACACCGGAGCAGACATTGCCTGAGCGAGCGCTCCATGTGCCGTGGGAGAGCTGCATCACGATGGGATCGGCGTTCTCTTTCCGTTACGAGGACAATTATAAATCGGTGCGTCAGCTCATACATCTTCTCGTGGAAATAGTCGCAAAAGGTGGCAACCTGGCTCTCAATGTGGGGCCGCAGCCGGACGGAAGAATATCCAAGACCGCCATTTCCCGTATCAAGGGCATGGGGGCATGGCTGAATGTTCATGGCGAGGCCATCTATGGAACGCGCGTGTGTGAGCCGTATTCTGTAGGTAACATCCAATTCACTCAAAAAGACGATACAACGTATGCTCTCTACCTATATAGGGATGAGAATGAGGCCGTTTCAGAGGAGCTGTACCTGCCGATTGAGGCTGATTTCAGCCGTATTGATCTGGTGGGCGGTCAGGAAATGCTTGAGTACCGCCGTACGGGGAGCGGCATCACGGTTCAACTTCCGGACAAGGAGCGCCAGGGATTAGCACCGATCGCGCATGTATTCCGTCTTCGGTAAATAGGAAGTAGACCATGCATATAAATAATGGAAAAATCAGACGAGTACATAGGGAAAGGTGTGACCGAATATGCAAAAATGGTTTGAAGACGCAAGGCTTGGGATATTTATCCACTATGGTATTTATGCGGTGGACGGAGTTTCGGAATCATGGTCCTTTTATAACGGGAGAATGTCCTACCAGGATTACATGAAACAGCTGGACGGCTTTACGGCGTCCAAATTCGATGCGGACAAATGGGCCGATCTCATCGAGAAATCAGGAGCCAGATACGCGGTGCTTACGACAAAGCATCATGACGGTGTAGCCTTGTGGGACACACAATACAGCGACTTAAACGTTGTAAAAAAGACTCCAGTCAAACGGGATCTCATTAAGGAATATGCTGAAGCCATAACGAAAAAAGGAATCCGTCTTGGTATGTACTATTCCCTGATCGACTGGTCGCATCCTGATTATCCAAGCGTGTACGAAGGCGGCAAGGTTCCTGAGGACCTCAGCTCAGCCAACCCGCATTCAAGCCCGCTGGATGGCGTTCAGGATCTTGAAAAGTGGCAAAAGTTTCTTGAATTTAACAATAATCAGCTGCGGGAGATATTAACGAATTACGGCAAGGTGGATCTGCTGTGGTTCGACGGCGACTGGGAACGGAGTGCCGAGCAGTGGAATTTACCCGAGTTCAAGCATTATCTGCAATCCTTTAATCCGGATATCATCATAAACTCACGGCTTCAGGGCCATGGAGATTATAAGACGCCGGAGCAGGGGATTCCGATCACAAGACCGGATGGACCCTGGGAATTTTGTACGACCATTAACACATCGTGGGGCTACGTGCCGACGGATGACAAGTACAAATCGCTAAACCAGATTATCCGGATGTTCTGCGATTGCATCTCCATGGGCGGCAATATGCTGCTGGATATCGGTCCCCGGGAAGACGGAACGATTGATAAGAGACAGGAGGACATATTGCTCGGACTGGGAGAATGGATCCGGACCCATGAAGAGGCGGTATTCGGAACCGATGAAGGAATTATGACCCGTTATTATCTGGGTGGCAGCACGGTCTCTAAGGACAAAAAGACATTGTATTTATTCGTATATGACGATCCGAAAGAAAGTGTATGCCTTAAAGGACTGTGCAACCCGATTAAAAAGATCACGGTTCTTCATTCGGGTAAAGATCTTACACATGAAATCCATGGCGGCGTGCCTTGGTTTAATATTCCGGGGACGACATGGATTCATATGACTCCTGAGGATACGCATGAACAGGTGACAGTTCTTAAGCTGGAATTCGACGAAGAGCTGGAGATGTACGGCGGTTCGGGAGCTGTGGTAACCCACAACTAACGATTACAGGGGACGTGTGTTTTTGTACCAGCCTCCCTGATCTAAGGTGGATCATCTGCAAAAGCCACTTGAAACATCTAATGAAAATGAAGCGGAGGGAACGACAATGAACTTAAGTGGAGTGCCGGAGCCGAAGATTGATTACGCACCTAAACACTATATATGCAGACGGGCTCAAGGGACGCTAGTATTGGATGGCCGTGTAGATAAGCCGTTCTGGGCTGAAGCGGATTGGAGTGATGATTTTGTCGATATCGAAGGTGATCTTCGTCCGATGCCAACGAAACAGACCCGGGTTAAAATGCTGTGGGATGATGAGTATTTCTACTTCGCGGCAGAACTGATCGAAGATCAGATTTGGGCGACGCTAACGGAGCGGGATTCCGTCATTTATTATGATAATGATTTTGAGATTTTCATTGATCCGGATGGAGATAGTCATCAATATTATGAGTTTGAGATCAATGCGCTGAATACGGTATGGGACCTGCTGCTGGTCAAGCCTTACCGTGACGGCGGCCCTCCGGTGAATGGTTGGGATATCAGCGGCCTGAAGACAGCTGTGCATATTGATGGCGAGCTGAATCGTCCCGGTGCAGATAACCGGAAGTGGAGTGTTGAAGTGGCGATACCTTGGGCCAGCTTACGGGAATGTGCAGCCGGAAGCCGCCAGCCACTCCCAGGCGAGTTCTGGCGCGTCAATTTCTCCCGTGTTCAGTGGCAGATGGAGGTACAAGACGGCGAATACCGTAAAGTACTGAATCCCGAAACAGGCAAGCCATATCCGGAGGATAACTGGGTGTGGTCACCTATGGGTATCATCAATATGCATTATCCCGAGCTGTGGGGCTATGTCATATTCGCGGACGGCGACACTCCGCAATCCTTTGAGCTTCCGCAGGATGAGCGAGTTAAATGGGAGCTGCGCAGGCTCTATTATCGTGAACGCAATTATTTTGAAGCCCATGGTGAGTTCTCAACGGACAAGAAATTGCTCATGGGCGATGATTCGTGGAGCATTGATCCCGTTATTGAGACGACACGCAGTCTGTTCCAGATTACAACTCCGTCCTTGGACGGGGAAGGCCATATCTGTATCCGGGAAGACGGAAAGCTATGGAAGGAGTGAGAGCAAGTGACAATACAGACATCCATATTTTCAATGGATCACCATACGATGGAGCAAATAGACCGGAAATTCCGTAAGAAGCAGCTCATTGCCAGAGCACGCCAACATGAGTTATTTGATATTTTTCAGGAGGATCTGACCGAAGAAGAGATCTGGGCCTTAAAGTACTTATACGCATACATGCCGGTAAATGATATGGCTGACTATGATGGGTCATTGTTCTTAAGTCATGTTCGTCAGACGCTGGAAATCCGCAAGCGGATGCCTTGGGGTGAACGTGTGCCGGATCAACTCTTCTTGCATTTTGTGCTGCCGTATCGGGTAAATACGGAAAATATCGAGGATTCCCGCGGCATACTGTATAACGAATTGTCCGAGAGAACAAGGGACTTGTCCATGGCGGACGCTATTTTGGAGACAAACTACTGGTGCCATGAGAAGGCAACGTACATCGGAAGCGATCAGCGGACGATATCGCCGCTCACCATGATCCGAAATGCTCGTGGCCGCTGTGGAGAGGAATCCACGCTGGCCGTGGCCGCGCTACGCAGCATTGGTATCCCTGCGCGCCAGGTATACACACCGCGCTGGGCTCATTGTGATGATAACCATGCATGGGTGGAAGCTTGGGCTGACGGCCAGTGGTACTATATAGGCGCTTGCGAACCGGAAGCCCGTCTTAACCAGGGATGGTTCAGTCCGCCTGCCCGCCGGGCGATGCTGATCAATACACGTATTTATGCGGATTACCCGGGACCCGAGGATATTACGGTCTCTGACGAGTGGTTTACAGAAATTAACCTGCTACAGAATTATGCGCCTACACGCACCATCCACGTTACCGTGAAGGATGCACAGGGTGCTCCGGTGAATGGGGCCGAAGTCCATTTCGAACTGTACAATATGGCGGAGCTGTATCCGATCGCTACACTGCCGACGAATGATCAGGGAGAAGCCTGCTTTAAAACGGGTTTCGGCGAACTGGTGATTCGTGCCGTGAAAGACGGTAAGTGGAGTGAAATGAAAGCAACAGTGGCAGAAGACCGCCTTGAGCTTGTACTTGATGCTTTGGATCAGCCCGATG
Above is a window of Paenibacillus uliginis N3/975 DNA encoding:
- a CDS encoding carbohydrate-binding family 9-like protein, whose amino-acid sequence is MNLSGVPEPKIDYAPKHYICRRAQGTLVLDGRVDKPFWAEADWSDDFVDIEGDLRPMPTKQTRVKMLWDDEYFYFAAELIEDQIWATLTERDSVIYYDNDFEIFIDPDGDSHQYYEFEINALNTVWDLLLVKPYRDGGPPVNGWDISGLKTAVHIDGELNRPGADNRKWSVEVAIPWASLRECAAGSRQPLPGEFWRVNFSRVQWQMEVQDGEYRKVLNPETGKPYPEDNWVWSPMGIINMHYPELWGYVIFADGDTPQSFELPQDERVKWELRRLYYRERNYFEAHGEFSTDKKLLMGDDSWSIDPVIETTRSLFQITTPSLDGEGHICIREDGKLWKE
- a CDS encoding ABC transporter permease; protein product: MQDTKTVITSSPGVTLGKGHKSVWKRMLQNWELYIFIAPAFFYFLIFSYGPMYGIQIAFKNFIPTMGITGSPWVGFDHFIRFFDSYYFWDLLWNTLSISLYELAIGFPIPIILALAFNEVRNGFFKKMAQTVTYAPHFISVVVMAGMIITFLSPSTGIVVHMIEWLGFSAPDFLTDPRWFKTMYVFSGVWQSAGWGTIIYLAALSGVDPGLHEAAVIDGASRFQRLRHINIPTLIPTMTILLILNIGSLLGVGFEKILLLQNPLNMGSSDVISTFVYRSGLVDAQYSFSTAIGLFNSVINAVLLVVVNQVVRRTSENSLW
- a CDS encoding alpha-L-fucosidase codes for the protein MRDNQWVEEEQESVVEQGVHNYSSEMDWVKPEDPLLLERLEWFKDQKLGLMMHWGPYSQLGLVESWALSDKDEEWSRNEIDWDIDAEELKRQYFDLNKTFNPLRFQPDLWADLAAENGFKYLNFTTKHHDGFCMWDTHTTDYRVTGPDCPFHTHKYADITKQLFNAFRAKGLGISAYFSKADWHTPYYWAPGMQPGTFTSRGPTYDPKEYPWLWEQFVQFTHEQIMELMTNYGRIDVLWLDAGWVNDYRDQNIRLGEVVEKARKIQPWLLSADRTVGGPYENLITPEQTLPERALHVPWESCITMGSAFSFRYEDNYKSVRQLIHLLVEIVAKGGNLALNVGPQPDGRISKTAISRIKGMGAWLNVHGEAIYGTRVCEPYSVGNIQFTQKDDTTYALYLYRDENEAVSEELYLPIEADFSRIDLVGGQEMLEYRRTGSGITVQLPDKERQGLAPIAHVFRLR
- a CDS encoding DUF378 domain-containing protein — protein: MSAGDVFFLNHPFGGINWLLVGLFQYDLVASIFGGRDSIGARVIYTIVGLCALYSIKFFRDVTEDDRTSVR
- a CDS encoding carbohydrate ABC transporter permease, producing MLTGVKETKRDKIFLICNYFYVFLAFIVVFYPLVYMLSASISDPKLVSSGEMWLWPKGITFDGYKRVFENSSIWTGYANTILYTVVGTSINLVVTLPAAYALSRKDFIGRNFFMGMFMVTMFFGGGLVPTYLLVKELGMINTMWAIVIPSAASIWNIIVSRTFFQSSIPKELQEAAQIDGCTNMRLFIKIILPLSMPIIAVMALFYGVGNWNSYFSALIYLNDTAKYPLQLILRQILVLQEMSAQGGGAIDASTAAAMNSKAEIAALVKYAVIIVATIPVIAIYPFLQRYFVQGVMIGSVKG
- a CDS encoding extracellular solute-binding protein, whose translation is MKKLRKASSILLCLTLSASLLAACGSSKGNEDGSSASGSTNTEVKKEGFPIVEKPLTLKVMSQDAGIADWNKMPVLQEMEKLTGIKLEYQLSPIDSFETKKNLVFASGDLPDMFYAADIKSAEQVTYGTQGVLIPLEKYIDEGYAPNIKKIFDENPDIRKSFTTPDGHIYALPFIDAAAVWYRGPVWYNGEFLKALKATEPKTTEELYTYLKRVKEEDPNGNGKQDEIPLTSVKLDDLRMYFFGFWGMYNEGIYADKDGKVHYPFQEEGYKGYLTFMNRLWKEDLLDHETFSQTAEQKKAKGQNKQIALFSDYHPYFTLGGEPSGDNPLMTPVKSEIEGSPVYGKHPGISTQGTFAITNKNPAPEATMRWIDYLYSYEGSTLFSQGPEGVLWKYKDKENHVKEWLPVPGGGDRDEYRGKLTPNYGILTPGINDPEVANGLRTEFDEWIDKQNQEKLVPIGKAPFPNVYLTNEEQSEASALLSDLDTYVKQMEAKFVTGQEPLSNWDKYVAQIKKMGGDRLVELYQGAYDRWNSGK
- a CDS encoding alpha-L-fucosidase — translated: MQKWFEDARLGIFIHYGIYAVDGVSESWSFYNGRMSYQDYMKQLDGFTASKFDADKWADLIEKSGARYAVLTTKHHDGVALWDTQYSDLNVVKKTPVKRDLIKEYAEAITKKGIRLGMYYSLIDWSHPDYPSVYEGGKVPEDLSSANPHSSPLDGVQDLEKWQKFLEFNNNQLREILTNYGKVDLLWFDGDWERSAEQWNLPEFKHYLQSFNPDIIINSRLQGHGDYKTPEQGIPITRPDGPWEFCTTINTSWGYVPTDDKYKSLNQIIRMFCDCISMGGNMLLDIGPREDGTIDKRQEDILLGLGEWIRTHEEAVFGTDEGIMTRYYLGGSTVSKDKKTLYLFVYDDPKESVCLKGLCNPIKKITVLHSGKDLTHEIHGGVPWFNIPGTTWIHMTPEDTHEQVTVLKLEFDEELEMYGGSGAVVTHN